One genomic segment of Dysosmobacter sp. Marseille-Q4140 includes these proteins:
- a CDS encoding aminopeptidase P family protein, whose protein sequence is MYEKRIQRVLEALEAMGLEQMIVSDPDSIWYLTGYYVYPFERLFALYLRRDGNHKLFLNRLFPVPEAPWEQVWFSDTDDYLSILAQHVDGTKPMGVDKDWPARFLLPLMAAHPGCRCVVASDCVDDARACKDAAERDLMRTASAINDTVMERTITFIREGMTEREIADYIVAQYAAEGCDAVAFQPIVSFGAHAADPHHEADQTRLKAGDCIVIDMGCRKDRYCSDMTRTFFCGQPAAKHAAIHDLVREANERAEALIRPGVPLRDLDKAARDHIAAAGYGEFFTHRLGHFIGQTEHEKGDVSSATDLIAKPGMVFSIEPGVYLPGEFGVRVEDLVLVTEDGCEILNHVDKHWRSVG, encoded by the coding sequence ATGTATGAAAAGCGCATCCAGCGGGTTCTGGAGGCCCTGGAGGCCATGGGCCTGGAGCAGATGATCGTCTCCGACCCGGACAGCATCTGGTATCTCACCGGCTACTATGTATACCCCTTTGAGCGGCTTTTCGCCCTGTACCTGCGGCGGGACGGGAACCACAAGCTGTTTTTGAACCGTCTGTTCCCGGTGCCGGAGGCGCCCTGGGAGCAGGTGTGGTTCTCCGATACCGACGATTACCTCTCCATCCTGGCCCAGCACGTGGACGGCACAAAGCCCATGGGCGTGGACAAGGACTGGCCGGCCCGGTTCCTGCTGCCTTTGATGGCGGCCCATCCGGGGTGCCGGTGCGTGGTGGCCTCCGACTGCGTGGACGACGCCCGGGCCTGCAAGGACGCGGCGGAGCGGGACTTGATGCGCACCGCCTCCGCCATCAACGACACCGTCATGGAGCGGACCATAACCTTCATCCGGGAGGGCATGACGGAGCGGGAGATCGCCGACTACATCGTCGCCCAGTACGCCGCCGAGGGCTGTGACGCCGTGGCCTTCCAGCCCATCGTCTCCTTCGGCGCCCACGCCGCCGACCCCCACCACGAGGCGGACCAGACCCGGCTGAAGGCCGGAGACTGCATCGTCATCGACATGGGCTGCCGGAAGGACCGGTACTGCTCCGACATGACCCGCACCTTCTTCTGCGGCCAGCCGGCGGCCAAGCACGCCGCTATCCACGATCTGGTCCGGGAGGCCAACGAGCGGGCCGAGGCCCTGATCCGGCCCGGCGTGCCCCTGCGGGACCTGGACAAGGCCGCCCGGGACCACATCGCCGCCGCCGGCTATGGGGAGTTCTTCACCCACCGTCTGGGCCACTTCATCGGCCAGACCGAGCATGAGAAGGGCGACGTCAGCTCCGCCACGGACCTGATCGCCAAGCCCGGTATGGTGTTCTCCATCGAGCCCGGCGTATATCTGCCCGGCGAGTTCGGCGTCCGGGTGGAGGATCTGGTGCTGGTGACGGAGGACGGCTGCGAGATCCTCAACCACGTGGACAAGCACTGGCGCAGCGTTGGCTGA
- the pepT gene encoding peptidase T, producing MDNVVDRLIRYAKIYTESDYHAPADAAPSTRRQFDLAHLLVEELRGLGVENARCDETCYVYATIPATPGCEHLPAIGLIAHMDTTPDMTGKDVKPQVLHYDGGDLVLNREQNIVMEAAKFPELQKFEGQDLVCTDGTTLLGADDKAGVAIILQAVEELLAEGAPHGKLCLGFTPDEEIGRGTDHFDVAGFGADFAYTLDGGDITDYEYETFNAAKSVVTINGFSIHPGTSKDKMKNAILIAQEFNGLLPPLETPAHTEGYQGFFHLQEMHGMAEKAVMEYIVRDHSMERFLQRKAALDQAAEQIDRRYGPGTAVVDTQDQYYNMYEVLKDHMEIVTLAEAAMKAAGIAHPTHSPIRGGTDGCMLTYKGLLCPNLPSGGHNAHGRFEFAPVESLKTGVRTVKALVSPALVETVILKKEEN from the coding sequence GTGGACAATGTTGTGGACCGCCTGATCCGCTACGCCAAAATTTATACCGAGAGCGACTACCACGCCCCCGCCGACGCCGCCCCCAGCACCCGGCGCCAGTTCGATCTGGCCCATCTGCTGGTGGAGGAGCTGCGGGGCCTGGGCGTGGAAAACGCCCGCTGCGACGAGACCTGCTACGTCTATGCCACCATCCCCGCCACGCCGGGCTGCGAGCACCTGCCCGCCATCGGCCTCATCGCCCACATGGACACCACTCCCGACATGACCGGCAAGGACGTCAAGCCCCAGGTGCTGCACTACGACGGCGGCGACCTGGTGCTCAACCGGGAGCAGAACATCGTCATGGAGGCCGCCAAGTTCCCCGAGCTGCAAAAATTCGAGGGCCAGGATCTGGTCTGCACCGACGGCACCACCCTGCTGGGCGCCGACGACAAGGCCGGCGTGGCCATCATCCTCCAGGCGGTGGAGGAGCTTCTGGCCGAGGGCGCTCCCCACGGCAAGCTCTGCCTGGGCTTCACCCCCGACGAGGAGATCGGCCGGGGCACCGACCACTTCGACGTGGCCGGCTTCGGCGCCGACTTCGCCTACACCCTGGACGGCGGCGACATCACCGACTATGAGTACGAGACCTTCAACGCCGCCAAATCCGTGGTCACCATCAACGGCTTCAGCATCCACCCCGGCACCTCCAAGGACAAGATGAAAAACGCCATCCTCATCGCCCAGGAGTTCAACGGCCTGCTGCCGCCTCTGGAGACCCCGGCCCACACCGAGGGCTATCAGGGCTTCTTCCACCTCCAGGAGATGCACGGCATGGCGGAGAAGGCCGTGATGGAGTACATCGTCCGGGACCACAGCATGGAGCGGTTCCTCCAGCGCAAGGCCGCCCTGGATCAGGCCGCGGAGCAGATCGACCGCCGCTACGGCCCCGGCACCGCCGTGGTGGACACCCAGGACCAGTACTACAACATGTATGAGGTGCTCAAGGACCACATGGAGATCGTGACCCTGGCGGAGGCGGCCATGAAGGCCGCCGGCATCGCCCACCCCACCCACTCCCCCATCCGGGGCGGCACCGACGGGTGCATGCTGACCTACAAGGGCCTGCTGTGCCCCAACCTGCCCAGCGGCGGACACAATGCCCACGGCCGGTTCGAGTTCGCGCCGGTGGAGTCCCTCAAGACCGGCGTGCGGACTGTGAAGGCCCTGGTGTCCCCGGCGCTGGTGGAAACTGTGATCTTGAAGAAAGAGGAGAACTGA
- a CDS encoding aminopeptidase, which yields MEDPRIRTFARFLIRSAVGLEAGEKILIELHGSETGLMKALVQEAYAAGGKPFIHIFDYTVEGALVQGADDAHMEEIAAYELARMKDMDAYIDIRATPNISAWHNVSDEAQRRYRQFYWGPIHLAERCNHTKWSVLRYPNDAMAQLAGMSTEEYEDFYFRACLVDYDKMGRAMEPLQKWMARTDKVHILGPGTDLTFSIKGIPSFGMHGNRNIPDGEIYTSPVRESVNGRITYNCPSPYDGFLFRDVCLEFRDGKIVEATSNNTPYMNEIFDIDEGARYVGEFAFGVNPVITKPIGDILFDEKIAGSFHLTPGNSYDNASNGNHSAVHWDLIQIQTPEYGGGEIWFDDVLIRKDGLFVPEDLQCLNPENLLSDKE from the coding sequence ATGGAAGATCCCCGCATCCGCACCTTTGCCCGCTTTCTCATCCGCAGCGCCGTGGGTCTGGAGGCCGGTGAGAAAATCCTCATCGAGCTCCACGGCAGTGAGACGGGCCTGATGAAGGCCCTGGTCCAGGAGGCCTACGCCGCCGGCGGCAAGCCCTTCATCCACATCTTTGACTACACCGTGGAGGGCGCCCTGGTCCAGGGAGCCGACGACGCCCACATGGAGGAGATCGCCGCCTATGAGCTGGCGCGCATGAAGGACATGGACGCCTACATCGACATCCGCGCCACCCCCAACATCAGCGCCTGGCACAACGTCTCCGACGAGGCCCAGCGCCGCTACCGGCAGTTCTACTGGGGTCCCATCCACCTGGCGGAGCGGTGCAACCACACCAAGTGGTCCGTCCTGCGCTACCCCAACGACGCCATGGCCCAGCTGGCCGGCATGTCCACGGAGGAGTATGAGGACTTCTACTTCCGGGCCTGCCTGGTGGACTACGACAAGATGGGACGGGCCATGGAGCCGCTCCAGAAGTGGATGGCCCGAACCGACAAGGTCCATATCCTGGGCCCCGGCACCGACCTGACCTTCTCCATCAAGGGCATTCCCAGCTTCGGCATGCACGGCAACCGCAACATCCCCGACGGCGAGATCTACACCTCCCCGGTCCGGGAGTCCGTCAACGGCCGCATCACCTACAACTGCCCCTCCCCCTACGACGGCTTCTTGTTCCGGGACGTGTGCCTGGAGTTCCGGGACGGAAAGATCGTGGAGGCCACCAGCAACAACACCCCCTACATGAACGAGATCTTCGACATCGACGAGGGCGCCCGCTACGTGGGCGAGTTCGCCTTCGGCGTCAACCCGGTCATCACCAAGCCCATCGGCGACATCCTCTTTGACGAGAAGATCGCAGGCAGCTTCCACCTGACCCCCGGCAACAGCTACGACAACGCCTCCAACGGCAACCACTCCGCCGTCCACTGGGACCTGATCCAGATCCAGACGCCGGAGTACGGCGGCGGCGAGATCTGGTTCGACGACGTGCTGATCCGCAAGGACGGCCTCTTCGTGCCGGAAGATCTGCAGTGCCTGAACCCGGAAAACCTGCTGTCCGACAAAGAATAA
- a CDS encoding sodium:solute symporter family protein encodes MGYIIAIGAYLLLLMIYGMVIAHKKVKTADDMVTGGHRIPFIVLVGTLLATWCGGGGITGSASVVYTGGPWVGLITFAAPPIGIILLYFIAGKVRKSNKVTVPEIMEARYGKAASIISALCVMLAYVGVLATQLKAAADIIVLLCSSSGVEISHGVALAICTIIIAVITVGGGLVSVAYSDAVSALLMVGGFFAAIPILMAAASAQGATLPPEKMTITGGMSGWELLGYFLPSLALMLGDQNMLQRFASAKNSDEAKKSNIGMFIGEILVIISIVLIVTQAAKLYPTLETPSNVIFQVAVDYLPLVFGALVMCACMAFIVTTADSYLLSSATNLTNDIYVKYIRKDATDRQKMLVLRLTIVVFSVIAVALTLYFPTVLALQMTAYTMYGAAITPAILFALFSKRVTPAAGLAGILVGGAATIIWTLMGTPGGVQCAIVAVPASVVAILIVSAVTKGSAQRSLEALYQEN; translated from the coding sequence ATGGGTTATATCATTGCCATCGGAGCGTACCTGCTCCTGCTGATGATCTACGGCATGGTCATCGCGCACAAGAAAGTCAAGACCGCCGACGACATGGTCACCGGCGGCCACCGCATCCCCTTCATCGTTCTGGTGGGCACGCTGCTGGCCACCTGGTGCGGCGGCGGCGGCATCACCGGCTCCGCCAGCGTGGTGTACACCGGCGGCCCCTGGGTGGGCCTCATCACCTTCGCGGCGCCCCCCATCGGCATCATCCTGCTGTACTTCATCGCCGGAAAGGTCCGCAAGTCCAATAAGGTCACAGTGCCGGAGATCATGGAGGCCCGCTACGGCAAGGCCGCCAGCATCATCTCCGCCCTGTGCGTCATGCTGGCCTACGTGGGCGTGCTGGCCACCCAGCTGAAGGCAGCGGCGGACATCATCGTGCTGCTGTGCTCTTCCAGCGGTGTGGAGATCTCCCACGGCGTGGCGCTGGCCATCTGCACCATCATCATCGCCGTGATCACCGTGGGCGGCGGCCTGGTGTCCGTGGCCTACTCCGACGCTGTCAGCGCCCTGCTGATGGTGGGCGGCTTCTTTGCCGCCATCCCCATCCTGATGGCGGCAGCCTCCGCCCAGGGCGCTACCCTGCCTCCGGAGAAGATGACCATTACCGGCGGCATGTCCGGCTGGGAGCTGCTGGGCTACTTCCTGCCCTCCCTGGCGCTGATGCTGGGTGACCAAAACATGCTGCAGCGGTTCGCTTCCGCCAAGAACAGCGACGAGGCCAAAAAGTCCAACATCGGCATGTTCATCGGTGAGATCCTGGTCATCATCAGCATCGTGCTGATCGTCACCCAGGCGGCCAAGCTGTATCCCACGCTGGAGACGCCCTCCAACGTCATCTTCCAGGTGGCTGTGGATTATCTGCCCCTGGTATTCGGCGCGCTGGTGATGTGCGCCTGCATGGCCTTCATCGTCACCACGGCGGACAGCTACCTGCTCTCCTCCGCCACCAACCTGACCAACGACATCTATGTCAAGTACATCCGCAAGGACGCCACGGACCGTCAGAAGATGCTGGTCCTGCGGCTGACCATCGTGGTGTTCAGCGTCATCGCCGTGGCCCTGACGCTGTACTTCCCCACCGTCCTGGCGCTCCAGATGACCGCCTACACCATGTACGGCGCCGCCATCACCCCCGCCATCCTGTTTGCCCTGTTCTCCAAGCGGGTCACGCCTGCGGCGGGCCTTGCCGGCATCCTGGTGGGCGGCGCGGCCACCATCATCTGGACGCTGATGGGGACCCCCGGCGGCGTGCAGTGCGCCATCGTGGCGGTGCCCGCCTCCGTGGTGGCCATTTTGATCGTCTCTGCCGTCACCAAGGGCAGCGCCCAGCGCTCCCTGGAGGCCCTCTATCAGGAAAACTGA
- a CDS encoding IreB family regulatory phosphoprotein, which yields MDDFTRKFNIAMEKDAELHQILSTVYQALEEKGYNPINQIVGYILSEDPTYITNHNNARTLIRKIDRDELLQVLVRKYLGQ from the coding sequence ATGGACGATTTTACCCGGAAATTCAATATTGCGATGGAGAAGGACGCGGAACTCCACCAGATCCTGTCCACCGTCTATCAGGCACTGGAGGAGAAGGGCTACAATCCCATCAACCAGATCGTGGGCTATATCCTCTCCGAGGATCCCACCTATATCACCAACCACAACAACGCCCGGACCCTGATCCGCAAGATCGACCGGGACGAGTTGCTGCAAGTGCTGGTGCGGAAATATCTGGGCCAGTGA
- a CDS encoding phenylalanine--tRNA ligase subunit beta has translation MLLSRKWLSEFVDVDANDKEFAEAMTLSGSKVEVTEDLGAEISNVVVGRVLSMERHPDSDHMWVCQVDVAQDQPVQIVTGAWNVHVGDLVPVALHKSTLPGGKKIEKGKLRGVESNGMLCGLYELGLDERDFPYAAIIPAALLNDYKPLDPAKPSIPADVQPGHKIYGPVVAAGVKEVIPHQNGWTVTLDLGDGHIAPHDTALPNIHAGDMVAYNTDKALICTLADLHAQQAEFPHCIPDGIFILREDCKPGDDLKPVINADDHVVEFEITPNRPDCLSVIGLAREAAATFDKPLRLHEPVVKGGAEGVLTDLLDVETPDADLCPRYTARMVRNVKIAPSPKWMRERLRSMGVRPINNIVDITNYVMLEYGQPMHAFDYRYVKGGKIIVRRAADGEELTTLDGNVRKLTGNMLVIADETRAVGLAGVMGGENSEIVADTADVVFESACFDGTCIRKTALALGMRTEASAKFEKGLDPLNTLPAVNRACELVELLGAGEVVDGIIDVLNFVPQPRVLKLEPEKINGLLGTDVAKDEMVRILRKLDFTVEGDQVTVPSWRGDVEGMADLAEEVARFHGYNNIPVTLMRGQTTLGGFGAEELLERRCGAVCRAMGYDEIITYSFISPTQYDKILWPADYARRESFKILNPLGEDTSIMRTTTLPSMLEILTRNYNYRNQDVKLYEVGRVYLPGGEDGLADERKVLTLGAYGGDMDFYAMKGTIEAILKDLRVDEIRFQGPTGAPSDASYHPGRCATVWAGSSCIGIFGQIHPLAARNYGVDTEFYCAELSLDQLSQAQGPDPEYVPLPKFPAVERDIAVVCDKAVTVGALEDCIRKGAKGLLKDVALFDIYTGAGIPEGKKSVAFSLTLRADDRSLTSEEADADVKSILETLEKDLGAVLR, from the coding sequence ATGTTATTAAGCAGAAAGTGGCTCAGCGAGTTTGTGGACGTTGACGCCAATGATAAGGAATTTGCCGAGGCTATGACCCTGTCCGGATCCAAGGTGGAGGTCACCGAGGACCTGGGGGCCGAGATCTCCAACGTGGTGGTAGGCCGGGTGCTCTCCATGGAGCGCCACCCGGACAGCGACCATATGTGGGTGTGCCAGGTGGACGTGGCCCAAGACCAGCCGGTCCAGATCGTCACCGGCGCCTGGAACGTCCATGTGGGCGATCTGGTGCCCGTGGCTCTGCACAAGTCCACCCTCCCCGGCGGCAAAAAGATCGAGAAGGGCAAGCTGCGGGGCGTGGAGTCCAACGGCATGCTGTGCGGCCTGTACGAGCTGGGCCTGGACGAGCGGGACTTCCCATACGCCGCCATCATCCCCGCCGCCCTGCTGAACGACTACAAGCCTCTGGATCCGGCCAAGCCCTCCATCCCCGCCGATGTCCAGCCGGGCCACAAGATCTACGGCCCCGTGGTGGCGGCCGGCGTCAAGGAGGTCATCCCCCACCAAAACGGCTGGACCGTTACTCTGGACCTGGGCGACGGTCACATCGCTCCGCACGACACCGCACTGCCCAACATTCACGCCGGTGACATGGTCGCGTACAACACCGACAAGGCACTGATCTGCACCCTGGCCGATCTCCACGCCCAGCAGGCGGAGTTCCCCCACTGCATCCCCGACGGCATTTTCATCCTCCGCGAGGACTGCAAGCCCGGCGACGACCTCAAGCCCGTCATCAACGCCGACGACCACGTGGTGGAGTTTGAGATCACCCCCAACCGGCCCGACTGCCTCAGCGTCATCGGCCTGGCCCGAGAGGCGGCGGCCACCTTCGACAAGCCCCTGCGGCTCCACGAGCCCGTGGTCAAGGGCGGCGCCGAGGGCGTGCTGACGGACCTTCTGGACGTGGAGACCCCGGACGCGGACCTGTGCCCCCGGTACACCGCCCGGATGGTCCGCAACGTGAAGATCGCCCCCTCCCCCAAGTGGATGCGGGAGCGGCTGCGGAGCATGGGCGTGCGCCCCATCAACAACATCGTGGACATCACCAACTACGTCATGCTGGAGTACGGCCAGCCCATGCACGCTTTCGACTACCGCTATGTCAAGGGCGGCAAGATCATCGTCCGCCGGGCCGCCGACGGCGAGGAGCTGACCACCCTGGACGGCAACGTCCGCAAGCTGACGGGCAACATGCTGGTCATCGCCGACGAGACCCGGGCCGTGGGCCTGGCGGGCGTCATGGGCGGCGAGAACAGCGAGATCGTGGCGGACACCGCCGACGTGGTGTTCGAGTCCGCCTGCTTCGACGGCACCTGCATCCGCAAGACCGCCCTGGCCCTGGGCATGCGGACCGAGGCCTCCGCCAAGTTTGAAAAGGGCCTGGATCCCCTGAACACCCTGCCCGCCGTCAACCGCGCCTGCGAGTTGGTGGAGCTGTTGGGCGCCGGCGAGGTGGTGGACGGCATCATCGACGTGCTGAACTTCGTGCCCCAGCCCCGGGTGCTGAAGCTGGAGCCGGAGAAGATCAACGGCCTGCTGGGCACCGACGTGGCAAAGGACGAGATGGTCCGCATCCTCCGGAAGCTGGACTTCACCGTGGAGGGCGATCAGGTGACCGTTCCCTCCTGGCGCGGCGACGTGGAGGGCATGGCGGACCTGGCGGAGGAAGTGGCCCGGTTCCACGGCTACAACAACATCCCCGTCACCCTCATGCGGGGCCAGACCACCCTGGGCGGCTTCGGCGCCGAGGAGCTGCTGGAGCGCCGCTGCGGCGCCGTGTGCCGCGCCATGGGCTATGACGAGATCATCACCTACTCCTTCATCTCCCCCACCCAGTACGACAAGATTCTCTGGCCGGCGGACTACGCCCGCCGGGAGTCCTTCAAGATCCTCAACCCCCTGGGTGAGGACACCTCCATCATGCGCACCACCACTCTGCCCTCCATGCTGGAGATCCTGACCCGGAACTACAACTACCGCAACCAGGATGTGAAGCTCTACGAGGTGGGCCGGGTCTACCTGCCCGGCGGCGAGGATGGCCTTGCCGACGAGCGCAAGGTCCTGACCCTGGGCGCCTACGGCGGCGATATGGACTTCTACGCCATGAAGGGTACCATCGAGGCCATTTTGAAGGACCTGCGGGTGGACGAGATCCGTTTCCAGGGCCCCACCGGCGCCCCCAGCGACGCCTCCTACCACCCCGGCCGCTGCGCCACCGTCTGGGCGGGCAGCAGCTGCATCGGCATCTTCGGCCAGATCCACCCGCTGGCGGCCCGGAATTACGGCGTGGACACGGAGTTCTACTGCGCGGAGCTGAGCCTGGACCAGTTGAGCCAGGCCCAGGGTCCCGATCCCGAGTACGTGCCCCTGCCCAAGTTCCCCGCCGTGGAGCGGGACATCGCCGTGGTCTGCGACAAAGCCGTCACCGTGGGCGCGCTGGAGGACTGCATCCGCAAGGGCGCCAAGGGCCTTTTGAAGGACGTGGCCCTGTTCGACATCTACACCGGCGCCGGCATCCCCGAGGGCAAGAAGTCCGTGGCCTTCAGCCTGACCCTCCGGGCCGACGACCGCTCCCTGACCAGCGAAGAGGCGGATGCAGACGTGAAGAGCATCCTGGAGACGCTGGAAAAGGACCTGGGCGCCGTGCTACGCTGA
- a CDS encoding phenylalanine--tRNA ligase subunit alpha, with protein MKEQLEAIRKQALADFAAAGDAAGLDALRVKYLGKKGELTALLKQMGKLSAEERPVMGQLANAVRADLESALEARAAQLEEAALEQRLRDEALDITIPGKAPKLGRRHPMYQALDELKDIFISMGFTVLDGPEVELAEYNFDRLNAEEGHPSRDWSDTFYFDADSRVMLRSQTSPMQVRAMDSMELPIRIIAPGRVYRKDEVDATHSPMFHQVEGMVIDKGVTMADLKGTLNTLVEKLYGKGTKTRFRPHHFPFTEPSCEMDVQCHKCGGVGCPTCKGEGWIELLGAGMIHPKVLKMAGIDPEVYSGWAFGIGLERTAMRRFKIADLRLIFENDVRFLEQF; from the coding sequence ATGAAAGAACAACTGGAAGCCATTCGCAAACAGGCCCTGGCGGACTTTGCCGCCGCCGGCGACGCCGCCGGGCTGGACGCCCTGCGGGTGAAGTACCTGGGCAAGAAGGGCGAGCTGACGGCTTTGCTCAAGCAGATGGGCAAGCTCTCCGCCGAGGAGCGCCCCGTCATGGGCCAGCTGGCCAACGCCGTCCGGGCCGACCTGGAGTCCGCCCTGGAGGCCCGGGCCGCCCAGCTGGAGGAGGCGGCCCTGGAGCAGCGGCTCCGGGACGAGGCCCTGGACATCACCATCCCCGGCAAGGCTCCCAAGCTGGGCCGCCGCCATCCCATGTACCAGGCTTTGGACGAGCTGAAGGACATCTTCATCTCCATGGGCTTCACCGTGCTGGACGGCCCCGAGGTGGAGCTGGCGGAGTACAACTTCGACCGCCTCAACGCCGAGGAGGGCCACCCCTCCCGGGACTGGTCCGACACCTTCTACTTCGATGCCGACAGCCGGGTGATGCTCCGCTCCCAGACCAGCCCCATGCAGGTCCGGGCCATGGACTCCATGGAGCTGCCCATCCGCATCATCGCCCCCGGCCGCGTCTACCGCAAGGATGAGGTGGACGCCACCCACTCCCCCATGTTCCACCAGGTGGAGGGCATGGTCATCGACAAGGGCGTCACCATGGCGGATCTGAAGGGCACGCTGAACACGCTGGTGGAAAAGCTCTACGGCAAGGGCACCAAGACCCGTTTCCGCCCCCACCACTTCCCCTTCACCGAACCCTCCTGCGAGATGGACGTCCAGTGCCACAAGTGCGGCGGCGTGGGCTGCCCCACCTGCAAGGGCGAGGGCTGGATCGAGCTGCTGGGCGCCGGCATGATCCACCCCAAGGTGCTGAAGATGGCCGGTATCGACCCGGAGGTCTACTCCGGCTGGGCCTTCGGCATCGGTCTGGAGCGCACCGCCATGCGCCGGTTCAAGATCGCCGACCTGCGGCTGATCTTCGAGAACGACGTGCGGTTCCTGGAGCAGTTCTGA
- a CDS encoding NAD(P)H-hydrate dehydratase, with amino-acid sequence MKLTTSAQMRELDRQAIEDRGIPSIGLMERAAKAVAGAALELLPDRPGRCTAAVLCGAGNNGGDGIGAARHLFLKGVRVRAFLAGSYEKLTPDALEETGRLSECGVELEPFDPADPDQRRFVLGADVCVDALFGVGLSRPVAPDSAYAAAIGWMNESRGAVVAADIASGVEADTGRILGAAVRADRTVTFTLPKIGQAAGDGALYSGRVDVIDIGIPADLVRRLRCPAQTVERDFVRAALPPRRADGHKGTFGKVLVAGGAVGYTGAPYLTASAAVRGGAGLVYLGVPAAIWAVEAAKCTGAMPFPLEDRHGALSRKALEELRERVKACDVLALGPGLSREKEAAELARALLAETQCPVVLDADGINALAGHMDVLDARRDRITVLTPHDGEFARIGGDLTGGDRVGAARDFAAAHGCVLVLKGHRTVTASPAGNVLVNTTGTSALAKGGSGDVLTGLIAALLAQGAPAVQAAAGAVWLHGRAGEVAEGRLTAYGAAPEDVVSALPEAFREILE; translated from the coding sequence ATGAAACTGACCACATCCGCCCAGATGCGGGAACTGGACCGGCAGGCCATCGAGGACCGGGGCATCCCCTCCATCGGCCTGATGGAGCGGGCGGCGAAGGCGGTGGCCGGCGCGGCGCTGGAATTGCTGCCGGACCGGCCGGGCCGGTGCACGGCGGCGGTGCTGTGCGGCGCCGGGAACAACGGCGGGGACGGCATCGGCGCGGCGCGGCATCTGTTTTTGAAGGGCGTCCGGGTCCGGGCGTTTCTGGCGGGCAGCTATGAAAAGCTGACTCCCGACGCCCTGGAGGAGACGGGGCGCCTCAGTGAGTGCGGCGTGGAACTGGAGCCCTTCGATCCGGCGGATCCGGACCAGCGGCGCTTCGTGCTGGGGGCGGACGTGTGCGTGGACGCCCTCTTCGGCGTGGGCCTCAGCCGTCCCGTCGCCCCCGACAGCGCCTATGCCGCCGCCATCGGGTGGATGAACGAAAGCCGGGGGGCCGTGGTGGCCGCCGACATCGCCAGCGGCGTGGAGGCGGACACGGGCCGCATCCTGGGCGCCGCCGTCCGGGCGGACCGGACCGTCACCTTCACCCTGCCCAAGATCGGTCAGGCGGCGGGGGACGGGGCATTGTATTCCGGCAGGGTGGACGTCATCGATATCGGCATCCCGGCGGACCTGGTGCGCAGGCTCCGGTGCCCGGCCCAGACCGTGGAGCGGGACTTCGTCCGGGCGGCCCTGCCGCCCCGGAGGGCCGACGGCCACAAGGGCACCTTCGGCAAGGTGCTGGTGGCGGGCGGTGCCGTGGGCTATACCGGCGCGCCGTACCTCACGGCCTCCGCCGCGGTCCGGGGCGGCGCCGGGCTGGTGTACCTGGGCGTGCCGGCGGCCATCTGGGCCGTGGAGGCCGCCAAGTGCACCGGCGCCATGCCCTTCCCCCTGGAGGACAGGCACGGGGCGCTGTCCCGCAAGGCCCTGGAGGAACTGCGGGAGCGGGTGAAGGCGTGCGACGTGCTGGCCCTGGGGCCGGGCCTGAGCCGGGAGAAGGAGGCGGCGGAGCTGGCCCGGGCGCTGCTGGCGGAGACGCAGTGCCCGGTGGTGCTGGACGCCGACGGCATAAACGCCCTGGCCGGGCATATGGATGTACTGGACGCCCGGCGGGACCGGATCACAGTGCTGACGCCCCACGACGGGGAGTTCGCCCGGATCGGCGGGGACCTGACCGGCGGAGACCGGGTGGGCGCCGCCAGGGACTTCGCCGCCGCCCACGGCTGCGTGCTGGTGCTCAAGGGCCACCGGACGGTGACGGCGTCGCCGGCGGGCAACGTGCTGGTGAACACCACCGGCACCTCCGCCCTGGCCAAGGGCGGCAGCGGCGACGTGCTGACGGGGCTCATCGCCGCCCTGCTGGCCCAGGGAGCCCCGGCGGTCCAGGCGGCGGCGGGGGCCGTGTGGCTCCACGGCCGCGCCGGGGAAGTGGCGGAGGGGCGGCTCACCGCCTACGGCGCCGCCCCGGAGGACGTGGTGTCCGCCCTGCCGGAGGCATTCCGGGAGATTTTGGAGTAA